One part of the Burkholderiales bacterium genome encodes these proteins:
- the rsmB gene encoding 16S rRNA (cytosine(967)-C(5))-methyltransferase RsmB, translated as MVEIQRLASLAVHQTLAGRNLSQVLSSLWQRQQNLSPQQRAAIQDLSYGTLRFYGGLQALVEHLLDKPLRDQQLRALILVGLYQLQHTRAAPYAVVDHAVKTAATLHHRRAMGLVNAVLRNFLRKRETLQALAAADEVGRYSHPQWWIDKLKAQFPRDYDAILTASNLHPPMTLRVNRRAIAKRDYQMLLKNAGIEAQDLGGEALLLKHAIAVANLPGFAEGMVTVQDAAAQLAAPLLDVQPGMQVLDACAAPGGKATHILELADVQLTVLDNDPERLRRVEENLRRLKLEARVICGDAANPSSWCKGKLFQRILADVPCSASGVARRHPDIKWLRRETDIAQYAAVQRRMLDALWQCLDIGGKLLYVTCSVFAEENGRQVDAFLERHRNSELLPLNAQSQLLPDSQHDGFFYALLRKN; from the coding sequence GGTGCACCAGACTTTGGCCGGGCGGAATCTGTCGCAAGTCCTCTCTTCCTTGTGGCAACGCCAGCAAAACTTGAGCCCGCAGCAACGCGCCGCTATTCAAGACTTGAGCTACGGTACACTGCGGTTCTATGGGGGGTTGCAAGCGCTTGTTGAACATCTGCTGGATAAGCCGCTACGTGATCAGCAGCTGCGCGCATTGATTTTGGTTGGATTGTACCAGCTGCAACACACCAGAGCCGCGCCGTATGCAGTCGTGGACCATGCGGTGAAGACCGCAGCGACGCTCCATCACAGGCGCGCGATGGGGCTGGTGAACGCCGTATTGCGCAACTTCCTGCGCAAACGGGAAACCCTTCAGGCGCTGGCCGCAGCCGATGAGGTCGGCCGATATTCGCATCCACAATGGTGGATAGACAAACTCAAAGCGCAATTTCCGCGCGACTACGACGCAATTCTAACAGCTTCCAACCTCCACCCCCCGATGACGCTGCGGGTTAACCGCCGCGCCATTGCAAAGCGCGACTACCAAATGCTGCTGAAAAATGCCGGTATCGAAGCGCAAGACCTTGGCGGCGAAGCGCTGCTGCTCAAGCACGCCATTGCGGTCGCGAATCTCCCCGGTTTTGCCGAAGGCATGGTTACGGTTCAGGATGCCGCAGCGCAGTTGGCTGCGCCGCTGCTGGACGTACAACCGGGAATGCAAGTTCTTGACGCGTGTGCCGCCCCAGGCGGCAAGGCTACGCACATACTCGAATTGGCGGACGTTCAGCTTACTGTGCTGGACAATGACCCGGAGCGATTGCGGCGCGTTGAGGAGAATTTGCGAAGATTGAAGCTTGAAGCTCGTGTTATCTGCGGCGACGCCGCGAATCCTTCAAGTTGGTGCAAGGGTAAACTTTTCCAGCGCATCCTCGCGGATGTTCCTTGTTCGGCGTCAGGTGTCGCGCGCCGTCACCCTGACATCAAGTGGTTGAGACGCGAGACCGACATCGCGCAGTACGCCGCCGTCCAGCGGCGCATGTTGGATGCATTGTGGCAATGCCTGGATATAGGTGGTAAATTGCTGTATGTTACATGCTCGGTTTTCGCCGAAGAAAATGGCCGGCAAGTCGACGCATTTCTGGAACGCCACCGCAACTCCGAGCTTCTGCCGCTCAACGCGCAAAGTCAATTGCTACCCGATAGCCAGCATGATGGTTTCTTCTACGCCCTGCTCCGCAAGAATTAG